In Thermorudis peleae, a genomic segment contains:
- a CDS encoding ABC transporter ATP-binding protein, producing the protein MLRLAPLLRVEQVTRVFGGLVAVRDVSLDVFPGEILGLIGPNGAGKTTLFSMIAGALRPTRGRILFEGHDVTRLAIQQRVARGIVRTHQIPRPFRSMTVFDNVLAAAAFGRAGSRDAHRRAMESLAFVGLADLARAPADGLSVGNQKRLELARALAAQPRLLLLDEIGGGLTEQELATILDVIRRIRAQEGVTVLYIEHNMRAVMAVSDRVVALDGGQKIAEGTPEQVQRDPAVIEAYLGQPVDGQG; encoded by the coding sequence ATGCTACGCCTCGCGCCACTCCTCCGCGTTGAGCAGGTCACGCGGGTCTTCGGGGGCCTCGTCGCGGTGCGCGATGTCTCGCTCGACGTCTTCCCCGGCGAAATCCTCGGCCTCATTGGCCCCAACGGCGCCGGCAAAACCACGCTGTTCTCGATGATCGCCGGTGCGCTGCGTCCCACGCGCGGGCGGATCCTGTTCGAAGGGCACGACGTGACGCGCCTGGCGATCCAGCAGCGGGTCGCGCGTGGCATTGTGCGCACGCACCAGATTCCACGGCCCTTCCGGTCGATGACCGTCTTCGACAATGTGCTGGCCGCCGCTGCCTTCGGCCGAGCCGGCAGCCGCGATGCCCATCGCCGGGCCATGGAGAGCCTCGCGTTCGTCGGCCTGGCTGACCTCGCGCGTGCGCCAGCTGATGGCCTCTCCGTCGGCAACCAGAAGCGGCTGGAGCTGGCACGGGCGCTGGCGGCACAGCCACGTCTGCTGCTGCTTGACGAGATCGGCGGTGGGCTGACCGAGCAGGAGCTCGCCACCATTCTCGACGTCATCCGCCGTATCCGCGCCCAGGAAGGGGTGACGGTGCTGTACATTGAACATAATATGCGCGCGGTCATGGCCGTGAGCGACCGCGTTGTCGCCCTCGATGGGGGGCAAAAGATCGCTGAGGGGACGCCCGAGCAGGTGCAGCGCGACCCGGCGGTGATCGAGGCCTATCTTGGTCAGCCAGTTGATGGGCAGGGCTAA
- a CDS encoding amino acid ABC transporter substrate-binding protein encodes MMRRQRLRLSLVGLLCALGLVVAACGGAATPTPATGAAGSAASPTKATSATTATTPAAASTTSSGGQAASGDVIKIGVVLPITGSEAKPGQYQKEGIELAVKQINDQGGVMVKSLGKKLPIQIVFYDDGSDQAKSASLVERAMSSDKVVAVIGGYSTALGQAESVMADRYQTVWITPGAAASSIFAQGYQWIFGTLSPVDQLGYTTMQFLGWLVDQGKLQKGLKIALVVENTDHGVDYVNGIQQWIKEHPGYFTVVLNEKFELNSTDFSGLLQKVQAANADIFLSDAHLPDYITMQRQYTQLGLHHQMISYGARGPEADARKALGDAVNYIFAGIWWSSSLPYPQVKQFVQDYTAFTGHAPDSWYAAPAYEAVRALAAAIEQAGSLDHKAIRDALRQVDLKPSLLPGQELKFQQNGQVKTPFVIVQNKPGGKVDIVYPQDSATGDPVAPIPRS; translated from the coding sequence ATGATGCGGCGGCAGCGTCTGCGGCTGTCACTGGTTGGCTTGCTCTGCGCGCTTGGTCTGGTGGTTGCGGCCTGCGGTGGCGCGGCAACGCCGACTCCGGCCACCGGCGCCGCTGGGAGTGCTGCGTCGCCGACCAAGGCGACGTCGGCGACAACGGCGACCACCCCAGCTGCGGCGAGCACGACGAGCTCCGGCGGCCAGGCAGCAAGCGGTGACGTGATCAAGATCGGCGTCGTCCTGCCGATTACCGGGAGCGAGGCGAAGCCTGGGCAGTACCAGAAAGAAGGTATCGAGCTCGCCGTCAAGCAGATCAACGACCAGGGCGGCGTCATGGTCAAGAGCCTGGGCAAGAAGCTGCCGATCCAGATCGTCTTCTACGACGATGGGTCGGATCAGGCGAAGTCGGCGTCGCTTGTCGAACGGGCGATGAGTTCCGATAAGGTGGTCGCGGTGATCGGCGGCTACTCGACGGCGCTTGGGCAAGCGGAGTCGGTGATGGCTGACCGCTATCAAACCGTCTGGATCACGCCCGGTGCCGCGGCCAGCTCCATCTTTGCCCAGGGGTACCAGTGGATCTTTGGGACGCTCAGCCCGGTCGATCAGCTGGGCTATACCACGATGCAGTTCCTCGGCTGGCTCGTCGATCAGGGCAAGCTCCAGAAGGGGCTCAAGATCGCGCTGGTCGTTGAGAACACCGATCACGGCGTCGACTACGTCAACGGCATCCAGCAGTGGATCAAGGAGCACCCCGGCTACTTCACCGTCGTCCTGAACGAGAAGTTCGAACTCAACAGCACGGACTTCTCCGGCCTGCTCCAGAAGGTGCAAGCGGCCAATGCTGACATCTTCCTCTCCGATGCTCACCTGCCGGACTATATCACCATGCAGCGGCAGTACACGCAGCTTGGCCTGCACCATCAGATGATCAGCTACGGCGCACGTGGGCCGGAAGCCGACGCGCGCAAGGCCCTTGGTGATGCGGTGAACTACATCTTCGCCGGTATCTGGTGGTCGTCGAGCCTCCCCTACCCTCAGGTGAAGCAGTTCGTGCAAGACTACACCGCTTTCACGGGCCATGCGCCGGACTCCTGGTATGCCGCGCCGGCCTATGAAGCCGTACGCGCGCTCGCGGCCGCGATCGAGCAGGCTGGCTCGCTCGACCACAAAGCGATCCGCGATGCGCTGCGCCAGGTCGATCTCAAGCCGTCCTTGCTGCCCGGGCAGGAATTGAAGTTCCAGCAGAACGGGCAGGTGAAGACCCCGTTCGTCATTGTGCAGAACAAGCCGGGCGGCAAGGTCGACATCGTCTACCCGCAGGACTCGGCGACGGGTGATCCCGTGGCGCCGATCCCGCGCTCGTAG
- a CDS encoding ABC transporter ATP-binding protein, which translates to MNATTVPLLSLTDIAAGYGETQVLWGVSLAVRGGQVTALLGPNGAGKTTTLRVIAGLLPAWGGTLTFDGQDITRLPPHERVDRGIVLVPEGRQLWPRMTVEENLLLGAYRPHLRARIPQNLERVYTLFPRLAERRRQLAGTLSGGEQQMVALGRGMMAEPRVLLLDEPSLGLAPRVVADMFAVIRAIAEQGVTILLVEQAVTNALAVAQYGYVLETGRIVLEGETAQLRANPHVQQAYLGVLPT; encoded by the coding sequence ATGAACGCCACCACCGTGCCGTTGCTCAGCCTCACGGACATCGCTGCGGGCTACGGCGAGACGCAAGTGCTCTGGGGCGTGTCGCTGGCAGTGCGCGGCGGGCAGGTCACGGCGCTCCTTGGCCCCAACGGCGCCGGCAAGACGACCACGCTCCGCGTCATCGCCGGCCTCCTCCCCGCGTGGGGAGGCACGCTGACGTTTGACGGCCAGGACATCACCCGTCTGCCGCCGCACGAGCGCGTCGACCGCGGCATCGTCCTCGTGCCGGAGGGGCGGCAGCTCTGGCCGCGCATGACGGTCGAGGAGAACCTGCTCCTGGGGGCTTATCGGCCACACCTACGGGCGCGGATTCCCCAGAACCTTGAGCGCGTCTACACGCTCTTCCCGCGCCTTGCTGAGCGTCGGCGGCAGCTGGCTGGCACGCTCTCGGGCGGCGAGCAGCAGATGGTCGCCCTCGGCCGGGGCATGATGGCCGAGCCACGCGTGCTCTTGCTCGACGAGCCCTCGCTCGGCCTCGCGCCGCGGGTCGTCGCCGATATGTTTGCCGTCATCCGCGCCATTGCCGAGCAGGGGGTGACCATCCTCCTCGTCGAGCAGGCAGTGACGAACGCGCTGGCAGTTGCCCAGTACGGCTACGTCCTTGAGACCGGCCGGATTGTGCTGGAAGGCGAGACCGCTCAGCTCCGCGCCAACCCACACGTCCAGCAGGCCTATCTCGGCGTGCTCCCCACCTAG
- a CDS encoding branched-chain amino acid ABC transporter permease, producing the protein MSSTKSQAVAPAAVGVSWQSWVRQAAPMVLAGVAGAVIPLLRGDPNTIRLLFIAYVWVITSIAWNILGGFTGQVSFGFAVFYGLGAYTTALLITRASLHPYLAYLAGGVLAALASLVIGVPAFRLRGPYFAIATIGVSETVRVIANNLKLTGGASGFRVVERRPFNQLEHYYVALLVALGALALTLVLARTRAGLAMRAVRDDQDAAAAVGIDPFRWKLIAHALAALLTGIAGGVFARYAAFIHPGGVFAFQTGVAILLMPVIGGLGTLWGPVFGGLIYGIVQEQLIARFPQIHLLLYGILLILIILFEPGGLVGLARRVQRRLSAGRGRGS; encoded by the coding sequence ATGAGTTCGACGAAGTCGCAGGCGGTCGCGCCCGCCGCTGTTGGCGTCTCCTGGCAGTCGTGGGTGCGGCAGGCTGCGCCGATGGTGCTGGCCGGTGTGGCTGGGGCAGTCATCCCCCTGCTCCGTGGTGATCCGAACACGATCCGCCTGCTCTTCATCGCCTACGTCTGGGTCATCACGAGCATCGCCTGGAACATTCTCGGCGGCTTCACCGGCCAGGTCTCCTTCGGCTTTGCCGTCTTCTACGGCCTCGGCGCCTACACCACCGCGCTGCTGATCACGCGCGCCAGCCTCCACCCCTACCTCGCCTATCTTGCTGGCGGCGTGCTGGCCGCGCTGGCCTCGCTGGTCATCGGCGTGCCGGCCTTCCGCCTGCGTGGCCCGTACTTTGCCATCGCGACCATTGGCGTCAGTGAGACGGTGCGCGTGATTGCCAACAACCTCAAGCTGACAGGGGGCGCCAGTGGGTTCCGGGTCGTCGAGCGCCGGCCGTTCAACCAGCTCGAGCACTACTACGTTGCCCTACTCGTCGCGCTCGGCGCGCTGGCGCTGACGCTCGTGCTCGCGCGGACGCGTGCCGGGCTGGCGATGCGGGCCGTGCGCGATGACCAGGATGCGGCGGCGGCGGTTGGCATCGACCCCTTCCGCTGGAAGCTCATCGCCCACGCGCTCGCCGCGCTGCTCACTGGCATCGCGGGCGGCGTGTTTGCGCGCTATGCTGCTTTCATCCACCCCGGGGGCGTCTTCGCCTTCCAGACGGGCGTGGCCATCCTGCTCATGCCGGTCATTGGCGGGTTAGGAACACTCTGGGGGCCGGTCTTCGGCGGCTTGATCTACGGCATCGTCCAGGAGCAGCTGATCGCCCGCTTCCCCCAGATCCACCTGCTGCTGTATGGCATCCTGCTCATCCTCATTATCCTCTTTGAGCCGGGCGGGCTTGTTGGCCTCGCGCGTCGCGTGCAGCGCCGCCTCAGTGCCGGTCGTGGGAGGGGGAGCTGA
- a CDS encoding branched-chain amino acid ABC transporter permease: MSAAQFVNLLVAALLLAGVYAIMSYGLALAYGVMKLVNLAHAGFMMLGAYLTLEAFRRLGLDPLLGAIVTAGVLWLVGMGVYWLLVRHVPTSDEPTLPSLLLLFGVWLVLQNIGYLLWGTQDQAILTPRTLQTIRLGPVTLPVVRVLVFLVALVGLAVLHLVLGRTWFGRAVRALTQNRQASRIVGIDVGRTAMLAFGASTAFSGLAGGLLATLYSFNPDFGGPFLLRSFVIIVLGGLESFAGVALGGLVLALLETFSVLVIPAGYQLALSFGLLVVALLVLPGGLPSLFAWRRRL, encoded by the coding sequence GTGAGTGCGGCGCAGTTTGTCAACCTGCTGGTCGCGGCCCTACTCCTGGCGGGCGTCTACGCCATCATGTCCTACGGGCTGGCGCTGGCCTATGGCGTCATGAAGCTGGTGAACCTGGCGCATGCCGGCTTCATGATGCTCGGCGCGTACCTGACGCTCGAGGCCTTTCGCCGGCTCGGGCTCGACCCCTTGCTCGGGGCCATTGTGACCGCTGGCGTGCTCTGGCTCGTCGGCATGGGGGTGTACTGGCTGCTGGTGCGGCACGTGCCGACGAGCGATGAGCCGACGTTGCCGTCGCTCCTGCTGCTGTTCGGCGTGTGGCTCGTGCTCCAGAACATCGGCTACCTTCTCTGGGGGACGCAAGACCAGGCGATCCTCACGCCGCGCACGCTCCAGACGATCCGGCTGGGGCCGGTGACGCTGCCAGTCGTGCGCGTGCTGGTCTTCCTGGTCGCGCTGGTCGGCCTGGCGGTGCTCCACCTCGTGCTTGGGCGCACGTGGTTCGGCCGGGCGGTGCGTGCCCTGACGCAGAACCGGCAGGCCAGCCGCATCGTCGGCATCGACGTCGGGCGCACGGCGATGCTCGCGTTCGGCGCGAGTACGGCTTTCTCCGGGCTGGCTGGGGGGCTGCTCGCCACGCTCTACTCGTTCAACCCCGACTTTGGTGGGCCGTTCCTGCTGCGCTCATTCGTGATCATCGTGCTCGGGGGATTGGAATCGTTTGCGGGGGTGGCCCTGGGCGGGCTTGTCCTGGCCCTGCTTGAGACGTTCAGCGTGCTCGTCATCCCCGCTGGCTATCAGCTCGCGCTCTCGTTTGGCCTGCTGGTCGTGGCCTTGCTGGTGTTGCCCGGCGGGCTGCCGAGCCTCTTTGCCTGGCGGAGGCGCCTATGA